A portion of the Granulosicoccus antarcticus IMCC3135 genome contains these proteins:
- a CDS encoding TRAP transporter permease, whose translation MNSNSATPAAPENIDAHDVSAGAFDMGLPGRMLFWIAVAFSVFQIATAAHLLDLPSQIVRALHVGFLLLLGMPLVALSRQWPAWASWLMIGCAVAGVGVALYQWVEYNDLLLRAGDPLQRDIIVGVIILVLVFLSTWILMGPALPIIAGLFLAYCLFGQHLPSPLNHRGYDFEQVIDHMAYGTEGIYGIPVYVSSTYIFLFILFGSFLERAGMIRLFTDVSLGLVGHKLGGAAKVSVISSALMGTISGSGVANVVTTGQFTIPLMKRFGYRSAFAGGVEATASMGGQLMPPVMGAVAFIMAETLGVEYVDVVKAAIIPAVLYFVSALLMVHLEAGRHGLVGVPKSELPSPMAALKKSWYLLLPLGVLVWLLFSGYTPLFAGTVGLGLTVMLILGGSIALGLGEGPLRIIFWVALGLVAAAFLQFGIKVVSLAVLVLIGWNAFSQGGRETLVICRDSLAEGARTALPVGVACAVVGIIIGTMTLTGAANTFGQYIVSIGEQSLFLSLVLTMITCIILGMGIPTIPNYIITSSIAGPALLELGVPLIVSHMFVFYFGILADLTPPVALACFAAAPIAKENGLKISMEAIKVAAAGFVIPYMAVYTPALMLQDGGPLAESIGYPLAVIYIVFKVLLAIGLWGSAVIGYAKSALSWPMRILAVVAAFSLIASLPLADEIGFVLAGLFGYLIWRQSRA comes from the coding sequence ATGAACAGCAATTCAGCCACACCCGCAGCTCCCGAGAATATAGATGCACACGATGTATCGGCAGGAGCTTTCGATATGGGTTTACCAGGCCGAATGCTGTTCTGGATCGCAGTGGCTTTCTCGGTCTTCCAGATCGCCACTGCGGCCCACCTACTGGATTTACCCAGTCAGATTGTCCGCGCCTTGCACGTAGGCTTCCTGCTGCTACTGGGCATGCCGCTGGTAGCCCTGTCGCGTCAGTGGCCGGCATGGGCCAGCTGGCTGATGATCGGTTGCGCCGTCGCAGGCGTTGGCGTTGCCTTGTATCAATGGGTGGAATACAACGACTTGCTTCTGCGTGCAGGTGACCCCTTGCAACGTGACATCATCGTCGGTGTCATCATCCTGGTACTGGTCTTTCTGTCCACCTGGATACTGATGGGTCCCGCGCTGCCCATCATCGCCGGTCTGTTCCTGGCCTACTGTCTGTTTGGCCAGCATCTGCCTTCTCCGCTGAATCATCGCGGCTACGATTTCGAACAGGTCATTGATCATATGGCTTATGGGACCGAAGGGATCTACGGCATCCCTGTCTACGTCTCGTCCACCTATATCTTCCTGTTCATCCTGTTTGGCTCCTTTCTCGAGCGGGCAGGCATGATTCGTCTGTTTACTGATGTATCGCTCGGTCTGGTCGGCCACAAACTGGGCGGTGCCGCCAAGGTCTCCGTCATCTCATCAGCTCTGATGGGCACCATTTCAGGTTCCGGTGTCGCCAACGTGGTGACCACGGGTCAATTCACCATCCCTCTCATGAAGCGTTTCGGTTATCGCTCGGCTTTTGCCGGTGGCGTCGAAGCCACTGCCTCCATGGGCGGTCAGCTTATGCCACCCGTCATGGGTGCCGTGGCTTTCATCATGGCAGAGACACTGGGCGTCGAATATGTCGATGTCGTCAAGGCAGCGATCATCCCCGCCGTTCTCTACTTTGTTTCAGCTCTGCTCATGGTTCATCTGGAAGCCGGACGCCATGGCCTTGTCGGCGTTCCAAAATCCGAGCTGCCCTCGCCCATGGCAGCACTCAAGAAAAGCTGGTATCTGCTACTACCTCTGGGTGTACTAGTCTGGTTGCTGTTCAGCGGCTATACCCCTCTGTTTGCCGGTACCGTTGGCCTGGGTCTGACGGTCATGCTCATACTGGGTGGCTCGATTGCACTGGGTCTGGGTGAAGGGCCGTTGCGTATTATCTTCTGGGTTGCACTGGGACTTGTAGCAGCTGCATTCCTGCAGTTCGGCATCAAAGTCGTCTCGCTGGCCGTGCTGGTACTGATCGGCTGGAATGCCTTTTCGCAGGGCGGCCGTGAAACACTGGTCATCTGCCGTGACTCTCTGGCAGAAGGTGCACGCACCGCCTTGCCCGTCGGCGTTGCCTGCGCTGTCGTGGGTATTATCATCGGCACCATGACGCTGACCGGTGCCGCCAACACCTTCGGTCAATACATCGTCTCGATTGGTGAGCAGAGTCTGTTCCTGTCGCTGGTGCTGACCATGATCACCTGCATCATTCTGGGAATGGGTATTCCAACCATTCCCAATTACATCATCACGTCGTCCATCGCCGGCCCTGCGCTTCTTGAACTGGGCGTGCCACTGATCGTCAGCCACATGTTTGTCTTCTACTTCGGCATCCTGGCTGATCTGACACCGCCGGTAGCACTGGCCTGTTTTGCAGCCGCACCGATTGCCAAGGAAAATGGCTTGAAGATCTCAATGGAAGCCATCAAGGTGGCTGCCGCCGGTTTTGTGATTCCGTATATGGCGGTGTACACCCCGGCATTGATGCTGCAGGACGGTGGCCCATTGGCAGAATCAATCGGTTACCCATTGGCTGTCATCTACATAGTCTTCAAGGTGCTACTGGCGATTGGCCTGTGGGGCTCTGCGGTCATTGGCTATGCAAAATCGGCGCTGAGCTGGCCGATGCGAATACTGGCCGTCGTTGCAGCCTTCAGCCTGATAGCATCACTGCCCCTGGCTGACGAGATCGGCTTTGTACTGGCAGGCCTGTTCGGCTATCTGATCTGGCGTCAATCGCGTGCATGA
- a CDS encoding TAXI family TRAP transporter solute-binding subunit → MKFTVRQTLLAVTSSLALSLATPAVHADEFINILTGGTSGVYYPLGVGLSKIYAEKIDGVRTQVQSTKASVENLNLLQKGRGELALALGDSVKLAWEGNAEAGFPAPLDKLRGIAAVYPNFIQIVASKESGVTDLASLKGKGLSVGAAKSGTELNARAIMSAAGMSYDDLGKTEFLPFAESVELIKNRQLDGTLQSAGLGVSSIKDLATALDITVVSVPGELVETLGAPYIEAVIPAGTYKGQDADVPTVAVVNFLITHEDVSDDMAYAMTKELFENLPELEAAHQAAKQIKLETAISGMPLPLHPGAERYYKEKGLL, encoded by the coding sequence ATGAAGTTCACTGTTCGCCAAACCCTGCTCGCCGTGACCAGCTCGCTGGCGCTGAGTCTCGCCACTCCAGCGGTACATGCTGATGAGTTCATCAACATTCTCACCGGCGGCACTTCGGGTGTCTACTATCCACTGGGCGTCGGTCTGTCAAAAATCTATGCCGAAAAGATCGACGGTGTACGCACTCAGGTGCAATCAACCAAAGCGTCTGTAGAAAACCTCAACCTGCTGCAGAAAGGTCGTGGCGAGCTTGCTCTGGCACTAGGTGATTCTGTAAAACTGGCTTGGGAAGGCAACGCCGAAGCTGGCTTCCCTGCACCACTGGACAAGCTTCGTGGGATTGCAGCTGTTTATCCAAACTTCATCCAGATCGTCGCCTCCAAAGAAAGTGGTGTCACGGATCTGGCCAGCTTGAAAGGCAAGGGACTGTCAGTGGGTGCCGCAAAATCAGGTACCGAACTCAATGCTCGCGCCATCATGTCAGCAGCCGGCATGAGCTACGACGATCTGGGTAAAACAGAATTCCTGCCATTTGCAGAGTCTGTCGAGCTGATCAAGAATCGCCAACTGGATGGCACCCTGCAATCAGCAGGTCTGGGCGTTTCATCTATCAAGGATCTGGCTACGGCTCTGGACATCACTGTCGTATCCGTACCTGGAGAGCTGGTCGAGACACTTGGCGCACCTTACATCGAAGCGGTCATTCCGGCTGGCACCTACAAAGGCCAGGATGCCGATGTACCGACAGTTGCTGTTGTGAACTTTCTGATCACTCATGAAGATGTCTCCGATGACATGGCCTACGCCATGACAAAAGAGCTTTTCGAGAACCTGCCAGAACTTGAAGCGGCTCATCAGGCAGCCAAGCAGATCAAACTTGAAACCGCAATTTCAGGAATGCCACTGCCATTGCATCCGGGTGCTGAGCGTTATTACAAGGAAAAAGGCCTGCTGTAA
- a CDS encoding cation:proton antiporter, which yields MNIVVITTVIASLFLVIGLAEPLAARMRLPYVVMLALLGILIGTGSTFFLHTELTDALNPVAAAIVDLPIRANVFMYVFLPTLLFQATLGMDLRRMLDDWVPILALAVIAVLVAALAVGYALFWTGVLPLAACLLIGAIVSTTDPSGVIGIFRSISAPQRLSRIIEGESLLNDAAAIALFGIFMGVVMQGVPDPSLQSALAGFPQLIAGGALIGWLIARIAIMLMAVTGRFELAQLSISVAVPYLAYIGAEQSIGASGIIAVVTAGMTLNFVGPTRLSPQTWQHLREVWDLLSHWAGALIFILAALLIPRLLQQVHLSDMVLVLVMVAAAMTARALILFALMPLLSTLRLSPPVEQPYRIAILWGGLRGAVTLALALAVTESVLVPDEVKRMVGILATGFTLFTLIVQGSTLRLVISYLGLDKLSSVDQALSNQVLAVTLQTVREDVEKATDKYNLTHETVRSEAKLFGQRLDRAVKTIEDNARIPEQGRLTLALVALAGAERDSILARLRERVITSRLSEQALTNADRIIEATRTDGKAGYLRAAEVSLSFGHSFKNSAVLYDCLGISKPLASLTSDRFELLLTHQLILRDLHTFIDHRIRRIHARQVADILHELLRQRQAILDRALDDLRWQYPGYAEQLERRLIQRITLRMEEREYDHMRADGLIGTELHSALIREIRQRHVARRPRLKLPKNKVELLRHFPRFAELDDATLDKLSQAVVTRHVNAGTIIIKKTQPIKNVYCVISGAVDMKSDNRKTHRLLHGEMFGPINRSHENLHKTEAIAATASTLLVVTEDRFNGLLNLDLV from the coding sequence ATGAATATTGTTGTCATCACAACTGTCATTGCCTCTCTGTTTCTGGTCATCGGCCTTGCCGAACCATTGGCAGCGCGCATGCGCCTGCCCTATGTTGTGATGCTCGCTCTGCTCGGCATCCTCATCGGTACCGGATCAACATTTTTTCTGCATACCGAACTGACTGATGCTCTCAATCCGGTGGCCGCAGCCATTGTTGATCTGCCTATCCGGGCCAATGTGTTCATGTATGTGTTCCTGCCGACCTTGCTATTCCAGGCAACTCTGGGCATGGATCTGCGTCGCATGCTCGATGACTGGGTACCTATTCTGGCGCTGGCCGTCATCGCCGTTCTGGTTGCAGCACTGGCCGTCGGCTACGCACTCTTCTGGACCGGGGTGCTGCCGCTGGCAGCCTGCCTGCTGATCGGTGCCATCGTCTCCACCACCGACCCCTCAGGCGTCATTGGCATATTCCGATCAATCTCGGCACCTCAACGACTGAGCCGTATCATCGAGGGTGAAAGCCTGCTGAACGACGCCGCTGCGATCGCCCTGTTCGGCATTTTCATGGGCGTGGTAATGCAGGGCGTTCCAGATCCGAGCCTGCAAAGCGCTCTGGCTGGATTCCCGCAGCTTATTGCCGGCGGTGCACTGATCGGCTGGCTCATCGCGCGTATCGCGATCATGCTCATGGCAGTTACCGGCAGATTCGAACTCGCTCAGCTTTCAATTTCAGTGGCCGTCCCCTATCTGGCATATATCGGGGCAGAACAGAGTATCGGTGCCTCCGGCATCATTGCCGTAGTCACCGCCGGTATGACCTTGAATTTTGTCGGACCAACGCGCCTGTCTCCGCAGACCTGGCAACACCTGCGAGAAGTCTGGGACCTGCTTTCGCATTGGGCCGGAGCGCTGATCTTTATCCTGGCCGCCTTATTGATTCCACGTCTGCTTCAGCAAGTGCATTTATCCGATATGGTGTTGGTGCTGGTGATGGTTGCCGCGGCAATGACAGCCAGGGCACTGATCCTGTTCGCTCTCATGCCACTGCTGTCGACTCTGAGGCTCTCTCCTCCGGTCGAACAACCTTATCGAATTGCCATTCTCTGGGGAGGCTTGCGAGGGGCTGTCACGTTGGCACTGGCGCTAGCCGTGACGGAAAGCGTCCTGGTACCCGACGAAGTCAAACGCATGGTCGGCATACTGGCAACCGGCTTTACCCTGTTTACACTGATCGTGCAAGGTTCAACCCTGCGCCTTGTCATCAGCTACCTTGGCCTCGACAAACTCTCGTCGGTGGATCAGGCGCTGTCAAATCAAGTGCTGGCCGTGACCCTGCAAACTGTACGTGAAGATGTCGAAAAAGCCACCGACAAATACAATCTGACTCACGAAACCGTCCGCTCAGAGGCCAAGCTCTTTGGTCAGCGCCTTGATCGGGCAGTAAAGACCATAGAAGACAACGCCCGGATTCCCGAACAGGGTCGACTGACCCTTGCACTGGTTGCGCTTGCCGGAGCAGAACGGGACAGTATCCTGGCAAGACTGCGTGAACGAGTCATCACCTCGCGCTTGTCCGAGCAGGCCCTTACCAATGCGGATCGCATCATAGAGGCAACACGCACTGACGGTAAGGCTGGTTATTTGCGCGCGGCAGAGGTAAGCCTGAGTTTCGGGCACAGTTTCAAAAACAGCGCCGTGCTTTACGACTGCCTGGGAATATCCAAGCCACTGGCCTCACTGACCTCTGACCGATTCGAACTTCTGCTGACGCACCAACTGATTCTGCGGGATCTGCACACCTTCATTGATCACCGCATCCGCCGCATTCATGCCCGCCAGGTGGCTGATATTCTGCATGAGCTGCTGCGTCAGAGGCAGGCGATCCTCGACCGGGCTCTGGATGACTTGCGCTGGCAGTATCCTGGCTACGCCGAACAGCTGGAGCGTCGCCTGATTCAACGCATCACGCTACGAATGGAAGAGCGTGAATACGACCATATGCGAGCCGATGGTTTGATTGGAACAGAATTGCACTCAGCTCTTATCAGGGAGATCAGGCAGCGTCATGTTGCCCGTCGCCCCCGACTCAAATTGCCCAAGAACAAGGTAGAATTACTACGCCACTTTCCGCGCTTTGCTGAACTCGACGATGCCACTCTTGATAAATTGAGTCAGGCAGTGGTCACTCGCCATGTCAATGCTGGCACGATCATCATCAAGAAAACACAGCCGATCAAGAATGTGTATTGCGTCATCTCCGGTGCCGTGGACATGAAGTCCGACAATCGCAAGACACACAGACTGCTGCATGGCGAGATGTTTGGACCGATAAACAGATCACATGAAAACCTGCACAAGACCGAGGCTATTGCGGCAACTGCATCGACATTGCTGGTCGTGACTGAAGACCGCTTCAACGGTTTGCTGAATCTGGATCTGGTTTAA